The Syngnathus acus chromosome 3, fSynAcu1.2, whole genome shotgun sequence genome includes a window with the following:
- the LOC119120032 gene encoding prepronociceptin-like: MKMLVALLMLLLFCCDGVHADCQDDCLSCSLILPKRLTFNTMDCLFECEGSASPASSWDTCRGSLSLLSMPKRSQEEVDAFLPAEEEENQRNEEELPLQRFDHMTRLVERDAGSLSLDEEYEDSDSDVGLSASKRFGGFVKGRHGYRKLMAPARSYQKRYGGFIGIRKSARKWNNQKRFGDFLKQYLGMSTRGTEYNSVSEELSRHNEV, translated from the exons ATGAAGATGCTGGTGGCGCTCCtgatgctgctgttgttttgttgtgatGGCGTACATGCCGACTGTCAGGATGACTGCCTGTCCTGCAGCCTCATCCTGCCCAAACGACTCACCTTCAACACTATG GACTGTCTGTTTGAGTGTGAGGGCTCCGCTTCCCCAGCATCTTCCTGGGACACCTGCCGTGGATCCTTGTCGTTGTTGTCTATGCCCAAAAGATCCCAGGAGGAAGTGGATGCCTTCCTCCcagctgaggaggaagaaaaccAGAGGAATGAAGAAGAGCTACCCTTACAAAGGTTCGATCACATGACCCGGCTGGTTGAAAGGGACGCGGGTTCCCTGTCCTTGGACGAAGAGTACGAGGACTCTGACAGCGACGTTGGTCTGAGCGCCTCCAAGAGATTCGGCGGCTTTGTGAAGGGTCGCCATGGTTACAGGAAGCTGATGGCGCCGGCCAGGTCCTACCAGAAGCGTTACGGCGGCTTCATCGGGATCCGCAAGTCGGCGCGCAAGTGGAACAACCAGAAACGCTTCGGAGACTTCCTCAAACAGTATCTGGGCATGAGCACTCGGGGTACAGAGTACAACAGCGTCTCGGAGGAGCTGAGCCGGCACAATGAGGTGTAG